A genomic stretch from Brucella sp. BE17 includes:
- the nirK gene encoding copper-containing nitrite reductase has translation MGNPLNINRRTILAGAALAGALAPVLSAGTAFGQATLKKASAADIAALPREKVELVDPPFVHAHSQVAKGGPKVVEFTMVIEEKKIILDADGTEYHAMAFNGTVPGPLMVVHQDDYVELTLINHENNTLMHNIDFHASTGALGGGGLTQINPGEKTILRFKATKPGVFVYHCAPPGMVPWHVVSGMNGAIMVLPREGLSDGKGNALTYDKVYYVGEQDFYVPRDEKGAYKKYESPGDSYEDVTKVMRTLTPTHIVFNGAVGALTGDNAMTAAVGEKVLIVHSQANRDTRPHLIGGHGDYVWATGKFNTPPDVDQETWFIPGGTAGAAFYTFQQPGIYAYVNHNLIEAFELGAAAHFKVTGEWNDDLMTSVLAPSGM, from the coding sequence ATGGGCAATCCACTCAATATCAACCGTCGTACGATTTTGGCAGGAGCGGCCCTTGCTGGCGCATTGGCTCCTGTGCTGTCGGCCGGCACGGCCTTTGGACAGGCGACGCTGAAGAAGGCGAGCGCTGCCGATATAGCAGCGCTTCCGCGAGAGAAGGTAGAGCTTGTCGATCCGCCTTTCGTCCACGCGCATAGTCAAGTTGCCAAGGGCGGCCCCAAGGTGGTCGAATTCACCATGGTGATCGAGGAAAAGAAAATCATCCTCGACGCCGATGGCACCGAATATCACGCCATGGCTTTCAACGGCACCGTCCCGGGACCGCTGATGGTTGTGCATCAGGATGACTATGTTGAATTGACCCTGATCAATCACGAAAACAACACCCTGATGCATAATATCGATTTCCACGCATCAACCGGTGCACTGGGTGGCGGCGGTCTCACGCAGATCAACCCCGGCGAAAAGACGATCCTGCGCTTCAAGGCGACCAAGCCCGGCGTGTTCGTTTATCACTGCGCACCTCCCGGAATGGTTCCATGGCATGTGGTATCCGGCATGAATGGCGCGATCATGGTTCTGCCGCGCGAAGGCTTGAGCGACGGCAAGGGCAATGCGCTCACCTACGACAAGGTCTATTATGTCGGCGAACAGGACTTCTATGTGCCGCGTGATGAGAAGGGTGCCTACAAGAAGTATGAAAGCCCCGGCGACTCATATGAAGATGTCACCAAGGTGATGCGGACACTGACCCCGACCCATATCGTTTTCAACGGTGCTGTTGGTGCGCTGACGGGTGACAATGCGATGACGGCGGCGGTTGGCGAAAAGGTGCTGATTGTTCACTCCCAGGCTAACCGCGATACGCGGCCGCATCTGATTGGCGGTCATGGTGATTATGTCTGGGCGACCGGCAAGTTCAATACGCCGCCGGATGTCGATCAGGAAACCTGGTTCATTCCGGGTGGTACGGCGGGTGCTGCATTCTACACGTTCCAGCAGCCGGGCATCTATGCCTATGTCAACCACAACCTTATCGAAGCCTTCGAACTGGGCGCTGCCGCACATTTCAAGGTAACGGGCGAGTGGAACGACGACCTGATGACTTCGGTTCTGGCACCGTCAGGCATGTAA
- a CDS encoding DUF2249 domain-containing protein: protein MTSAPVSTLNIIDVRAIPPIARHATIFSMIDALEPGETLQIVNDHDPVPLHYQLESRNPGVFSWEYKENGPIWRVEIGRPETPVEAHAETHECTCGNH from the coding sequence ATGACAAGCGCACCCGTTTCCACATTGAATATCATTGATGTCCGCGCCATTCCGCCCATCGCCCGCCACGCGACGATTTTCTCAATGATCGATGCTCTGGAGCCGGGTGAAACATTGCAGATCGTCAATGATCACGATCCCGTGCCGCTTCATTATCAGCTTGAAAGCCGTAATCCCGGAGTTTTCTCGTGGGAATACAAGGAAAATGGTCCGATCTGGCGGGTGGAGATCGGGCGCCCTGAAACGCCTGTCGAAGCACATGCCGAAACGCATGAATGCACTTGTGGCAATCACTGA
- a CDS encoding Crp/Fnr family transcriptional regulator produces the protein MATIDRGLVRKLSLFARMGDNELDKLVSYATSRRVLQGESIFEQGDDAVSFYLLLYGRLKVNQVTSDGQQIIVRMVHPGDLFGFAKALQRHDYPGTAVAVTESIVLGWPTDLWDYFVEQNPGLAMNAIQTIGTRLEEAHTRIREMSTEEVERRVAHVVLRLAQKAGKKEENGIRIDFPITRQDIAEMTGTTLHTVSRILSGWEAKGFVRGGRQKLTVIDTTGIRRLAEGEA, from the coding sequence ATGGCCACGATCGATCGCGGTCTTGTCAGGAAGCTGTCGTTATTCGCCAGAATGGGTGATAACGAGCTGGACAAGCTTGTTTCCTATGCCACCTCACGCCGTGTCTTGCAGGGGGAATCGATCTTCGAGCAGGGCGATGACGCGGTCTCGTTCTACCTTCTCCTTTATGGCCGTCTGAAGGTCAATCAGGTTACATCCGATGGCCAGCAGATCATTGTGCGCATGGTGCATCCGGGTGATCTTTTCGGTTTTGCCAAGGCTTTGCAGCGTCATGATTATCCGGGAACGGCAGTGGCCGTAACCGAAAGCATCGTGCTGGGCTGGCCCACCGATTTATGGGATTATTTCGTCGAACAAAATCCCGGTCTTGCCATGAATGCCATCCAGACCATTGGCACGCGCCTTGAAGAAGCGCATACGCGCATTCGTGAGATGTCGACGGAGGAAGTCGAACGCCGCGTCGCGCATGTCGTGCTGCGTCTTGCGCAAAAGGCGGGCAAGAAGGAAGAGAACGGTATCCGTATCGATTTCCCCATCACTCGGCAGGATATCGCCGAAATGACCGGAACGACGCTGCACACTGTCTCACGTATTCTCAGTGGATGGGAGGCGAAAGGGTTTGTGCGCGGCGGTCGACAGAAATTGACCGTTATCGATACAACCGGCATTCGACGCCTTGCCGAAGGCGAAGCTTAA
- a CDS encoding metal-sulfur cluster assembly factor, which produces MQYVDSVQLETEIRDALRIVMDPELGINLVDLGMIYRIDVDTNGDVSVQMTTTTRGCPAAGFLTQAVQACIEDVSGVRTVKVELTYEPAWSPEMAIAEAQARFAVPAFR; this is translated from the coding sequence ATGCAATACGTCGATAGTGTGCAGCTGGAGACCGAAATCAGAGATGCCCTGCGCATCGTGATGGATCCTGAACTGGGGATCAATCTGGTCGATCTGGGAATGATTTATCGTATCGATGTTGACACCAATGGCGATGTGTCGGTTCAGATGACAACGACGACGCGCGGTTGTCCGGCAGCCGGATTTCTCACGCAGGCAGTACAAGCGTGCATAGAGGATGTATCCGGCGTCAGGACTGTAAAAGTCGAACTGACTTATGAACCGGCGTGGTCGCCCGAAATGGCTATAGCCGAGGCGCAGGCCCGGTTTGCTGTGCCGGCTTTCAGATAG
- a CDS encoding hemerythrin domain-containing protein has protein sequence MENSRLHAVDISHMEDHHGALLALCLQLEEIADQTESTGSSQEYLRLAKMIPQLISETHTLEEDVLFPDFDRQAGSHFAGVIIERLKGEHRCDRLACEELVKTLTEMAENRCDLAPATVTYMIRGFLESLRRHILSEKLMIEALLAAKSEQREVFG, from the coding sequence ATGGAAAATTCACGCCTTCATGCCGTCGATATCAGCCATATGGAAGACCATCATGGCGCGTTGCTCGCCCTTTGCCTGCAACTCGAAGAGATTGCTGATCAGACGGAATCGACCGGCTCCTCTCAGGAGTATTTGCGCCTTGCAAAAATGATCCCGCAGCTTATTAGCGAGACCCACACGCTTGAGGAAGACGTGCTGTTTCCCGATTTCGACCGGCAGGCGGGTTCGCATTTTGCGGGCGTTATCATCGAGCGCCTGAAGGGTGAGCATCGGTGCGACCGGCTGGCGTGCGAAGAACTGGTCAAAACCCTGACGGAGATGGCGGAAAACCGTTGCGATCTGGCACCGGCCACCGTGACCTACATGATCCGCGGCTTTCTCGAAAGTCTTCGCCGTCATATCCTGTCGGAAAAGCTGATGATCGAGGCATTGCTGGCAGCAAAATCCGAACAGCGCGAAGTTTTTGGATAA
- a CDS encoding cytochrome C oxidase subunit IV family protein, translated as MTARKHPSLNRIIVIVLLLAISGALVTAFSNGRLAAITVVLVLAFAKGWFVVLDFLEMRGTSGALKPALLAWPALLLTLAFARSVAVGLFF; from the coding sequence GTGACGGCGCGCAAACACCCTTCGCTGAACCGGATTATCGTCATTGTTTTGCTGCTTGCCATCAGCGGTGCGCTGGTTACAGCTTTCAGCAATGGCAGGCTTGCCGCCATCACCGTGGTTCTCGTGCTGGCCTTTGCCAAGGGCTGGTTCGTGGTGCTTGATTTTCTGGAAATGCGCGGCACAAGCGGCGCACTCAAGCCCGCATTGCTGGCATGGCCCGCGCTTCTCTTGACGCTGGCCTTTGCGCGTTCTGTCGCAGTTGGTCTCTTCTTCTGA
- a CDS encoding nitric oxide reductase activation protein NorD produces the protein MLDFLELEETVGRAWHRMIGRTGSWPQYPEAAIKLVDIRQRLAICFRGFGGDIAVQIAPARSRTSGHRLGLRQRMALGEEKLSQPLRDESTLMLPAEIALFPDRQLNYDLYVWLAGYMAVMPRDVAAMPDDPLRRDLAALEIAKDTVQETCRQFPGLTKRYARLCEATLAARPERPLNRLEQLVEQRILSLLNQGAGLPDLTLAAIFPHRTPASYLPMLPVPLWPQFIARAETAPRDSEDEPAGNSSAENVETGRQIAQREKQDPRLTDRSPFILNRFEKILAMAEMVSVDRPSDDSDEQNAKSADELDDLTLGERKGKPAARFRFDLDLPPEAVDESGLTAKLTYPEWDYRKASYLHDHCSVLAAPAKDRDEPLQLDDEAQSLIRRVRRQFEILRPGREMMRAQLDGNDLDLDAVVRSRCDFAAGGQGSERVHLMSRPHANDLAVTILVDVSLSTDAWIDNRRVLDVEKEALLVLANGIATCGDRCSILTFTSRRRSWVRVETVKDFDENFNASVEHRIAALKPGFYTRMGAAMRHATEKLNEQHNRKKLLLVLTDGKPNDVDHYEGRFALEDTRRAVSEARAKGVNVFAVTVDREANAYLPALFGHGGYALIGRLAKLPAALPAIYRMLAG, from the coding sequence ATGCTGGATTTTCTGGAGCTTGAAGAGACGGTCGGTCGCGCCTGGCACCGGATGATCGGCAGGACTGGCTCATGGCCGCAATATCCCGAGGCGGCGATAAAACTTGTCGATATCCGCCAGAGGCTTGCGATCTGCTTTCGCGGGTTTGGCGGCGATATTGCGGTGCAGATTGCACCGGCCCGTTCACGCACTTCTGGCCATCGGCTGGGTCTTCGCCAGCGCATGGCGCTGGGCGAGGAAAAGCTTTCCCAGCCGCTGCGCGATGAATCGACCCTGATGCTGCCTGCCGAGATTGCGCTCTTTCCCGACCGCCAGTTGAATTACGATCTCTATGTCTGGCTTGCGGGTTATATGGCCGTCATGCCACGCGATGTGGCTGCCATGCCCGACGATCCTCTGCGGCGCGATCTGGCCGCCCTTGAGATTGCCAAAGATACGGTTCAAGAAACTTGCCGCCAGTTTCCCGGACTGACCAAACGCTATGCGCGGCTTTGCGAGGCAACGCTTGCCGCACGGCCAGAACGCCCGCTCAATCGTCTGGAACAGCTTGTCGAGCAGCGCATTCTGTCGCTTCTCAATCAGGGTGCGGGGTTGCCCGACCTAACCCTTGCAGCAATTTTCCCGCATCGCACACCCGCCAGCTATCTGCCTATGCTGCCGGTACCGCTCTGGCCGCAATTCATCGCCCGTGCGGAAACAGCCCCACGGGACAGCGAAGACGAGCCAGCGGGAAACAGCAGCGCCGAGAATGTGGAAACGGGTCGGCAGATCGCGCAACGCGAAAAGCAAGACCCGCGACTGACCGACCGCAGTCCCTTCATTCTCAATCGCTTTGAGAAAATCCTTGCCATGGCCGAGATGGTCAGTGTCGACCGGCCATCGGACGACAGCGATGAGCAGAATGCGAAATCTGCGGATGAACTCGACGATCTCACACTGGGCGAAAGAAAGGGCAAACCTGCCGCACGCTTTCGCTTCGATCTTGATCTTCCGCCGGAGGCCGTGGACGAGAGCGGACTTACGGCCAAGCTCACCTATCCCGAATGGGACTATCGCAAGGCCAGCTATCTGCATGATCATTGCTCGGTGCTTGCCGCACCCGCGAAGGATCGCGACGAGCCGCTGCAACTTGATGATGAAGCGCAAAGTCTCATTCGTCGCGTGCGGCGCCAGTTTGAAATCCTGCGTCCCGGACGCGAGATGATGCGTGCGCAACTTGACGGCAATGATCTTGATCTTGATGCCGTGGTGCGCTCGCGCTGTGATTTTGCAGCCGGTGGTCAGGGCAGCGAGCGCGTGCATCTGATGAGCCGCCCGCACGCCAATGATCTCGCGGTGACGATACTGGTCGATGTGTCGCTTTCAACCGATGCCTGGATTGATAATCGCCGCGTGCTGGATGTGGAAAAGGAAGCGCTGCTGGTGCTCGCCAACGGCATTGCCACTTGTGGCGACCGCTGTTCGATCCTCACCTTCACGTCGCGCCGCCGCTCATGGGTGCGGGTGGAAACGGTCAAGGATTTCGATGAAAATTTCAACGCATCCGTCGAGCATCGCATCGCCGCTTTAAAACCCGGTTTTTATACCCGTATGGGCGCCGCGATGCGGCATGCCACAGAAAAACTCAATGAACAGCATAACCGCAAAAAACTGCTTCTGGTCCTGACCGATGGCAAGCCGAACGATGTCGATCATTATGAAGGGCGGTTTGCGCTGGAAGATACGCGCCGCGCGGTCAGTGAAGCACGCGCAAAAGGCGTCAATGTCTTTGCCGTCACCGTGGATCGCGAGGCCAATGCCTATCTGCCCGCGCTTTTTGGCCATGGCGGCTATGCGTTGATTGGCAGATTGGCGAAACTTCCCGCAGCACTGCCTGCCATTTACCGTATGCTGGCGGGGTAA
- a CDS encoding cytochrome c, producing MAERLTKTGARNVFYGGSIFFFAIFVGLTAHSHYYMKTTSTDESTLTDAVARGKHVWERNSCINCHTLLGEGAYFAPELGNVWKRWGGEDDPEGARETMKAWMKAMPTGIEGRRQMPQFNLSEQELNDLADFLEWTSRINTQNWPPNEAG from the coding sequence ATGGCAGAACGCCTTACCAAGACCGGCGCCCGAAACGTCTTTTACGGCGGTTCCATATTCTTTTTCGCGATTTTCGTGGGACTGACGGCGCACAGCCACTATTACATGAAAACCACATCCACGGACGAATCCACGCTGACCGACGCTGTAGCGAGGGGCAAGCATGTCTGGGAGAGAAACTCCTGCATCAACTGCCACACGCTTCTGGGCGAGGGTGCCTATTTCGCGCCCGAACTCGGCAATGTCTGGAAACGCTGGGGCGGGGAAGACGATCCCGAAGGCGCACGCGAAACCATGAAGGCGTGGATGAAAGCCATGCCGACGGGGATCGAAGGCCGCCGCCAGATGCCGCAGTTCAACTTAAGCGAACAGGAACTCAACGATCTGGCCGACTTCCTCGAATGGACAAGCCGCATCAACACGCAAAACTGGCCGCCAAACGAGGCAGGCTGA
- a CDS encoding cytochrome c oxidase subunit 3 yields MLGIDDTAFAATISDEEPEDNLLLWILVWSELVTFAILLTAFMVMSVIDAQGLATLRAHLSPGLAAANTVVLLLSGWQAAIAVRRRHDLRATRRPLLCAALFGLLFVAVKLVEYSHELPFAGDAAAGSFFELYFLLTGFHLLHVVFGSIILILVALYPARSNVVLITTLWHAIDLVWLVMFPVLYLA; encoded by the coding sequence ATGCTTGGAATCGACGACACAGCCTTTGCGGCAACAATTTCAGATGAAGAGCCGGAAGATAATCTTCTTTTGTGGATTCTCGTCTGGAGCGAACTCGTCACTTTTGCGATTCTGCTGACCGCTTTCATGGTCATGTCGGTGATCGATGCGCAGGGCTTGGCAACCCTACGGGCGCATCTCAGCCCGGGACTGGCCGCAGCCAATACCGTTGTGCTGTTGTTGAGCGGATGGCAGGCGGCCATTGCCGTGCGCCGACGCCATGATCTTCGTGCCACGCGCCGTCCGCTTTTGTGTGCGGCCTTGTTCGGGCTGCTCTTCGTTGCTGTCAAACTGGTTGAATATAGCCACGAACTGCCCTTCGCAGGCGATGCGGCGGCCGGATCGTTTTTCGAGCTTTATTTTCTCCTGACGGGCTTTCACCTTCTGCATGTCGTGTTTGGGTCCATCATTCTCATTCTGGTTGCATTGTATCCGGCACGTTCCAATGTCGTTTTGATCACCACGCTCTGGCACGCCATCGATCTGGTTTGGCTAGTCATGTTCCCCGTTCTCTATCTGGCGTAA
- a CDS encoding cbb3-type cytochrome c oxidase subunit I — translation MKYESQKVAMLYFYGALVLFIAQVAFGILAGTIYVLPNVLSELLPFNIVRMIHTNALVVWLLMGFMGSTYYLLPEETETELYSTKLAVIQFWLFFIAAGIAVVGYMFKIHEGREFLEQPFIIKVGIVVVCLIFLFNITLTALKGRKTTVTNILLFGLWALALFFLFAFYNPVNLALDKLYWWYVIHLWVEGVWELIMASILAFLMIKLNGIDREVVEKWLYVIVGLALFSGILGTGHHYYWIGAPGYWQWIGSLFSTLEVAPFFTMVIFTFVMTWRAGRKHPNRAALLWSIGCSVMAFFGAGVWGFLHTLSSVNYYTHGTQLTAAHGHLAFFGAYVMLNLAVMAYAIPELRGRAPYNQMLSMVSFWAMCTAMSVMTFALTFAGVVQTHLQRVLGESYMDVQDQLALFYWIRLGSGVVVGISAIMFIWAVFVPGKERREPKNAFVQPAE, via the coding sequence ATGAAATATGAAAGCCAAAAGGTAGCCATGCTCTATTTTTATGGAGCACTTGTCCTGTTCATCGCGCAGGTCGCATTCGGCATTCTTGCCGGAACGATCTATGTCCTGCCCAATGTGCTCTCCGAGCTGCTGCCGTTTAACATCGTGCGCATGATCCACACCAATGCGCTCGTCGTGTGGCTGCTGATGGGGTTCATGGGGTCAACCTATTATCTCCTGCCGGAAGAAACCGAAACTGAGCTTTACAGCACCAAACTTGCGGTCATTCAGTTCTGGTTGTTCTTTATCGCCGCAGGTATTGCGGTGGTGGGATATATGTTCAAAATCCATGAAGGACGCGAGTTTCTCGAACAGCCCTTCATCATCAAGGTCGGCATTGTTGTCGTCTGCCTGATCTTTTTGTTCAACATCACGCTGACGGCCCTTAAAGGCCGCAAGACGACCGTCACCAACATCCTGCTGTTTGGTCTGTGGGCCTTGGCGCTTTTCTTCCTGTTTGCCTTCTATAACCCTGTCAATCTCGCACTCGACAAGCTTTACTGGTGGTATGTCATCCATCTGTGGGTGGAAGGCGTGTGGGAGCTGATCATGGCATCGATCCTCGCCTTTTTGATGATTAAGCTCAACGGCATCGACCGCGAAGTGGTCGAAAAATGGCTCTATGTCATCGTCGGTCTGGCGCTGTTCTCGGGCATTCTCGGTACGGGCCACCACTATTACTGGATCGGCGCGCCCGGTTACTGGCAATGGATCGGCTCGCTGTTCTCGACGCTTGAGGTCGCTCCCTTCTTCACCATGGTCATTTTCACTTTCGTGATGACATGGCGGGCAGGCCGCAAACATCCCAACCGCGCAGCCCTTCTTTGGTCGATCGGTTGCTCGGTGATGGCTTTCTTCGGTGCTGGCGTCTGGGGCTTTCTGCATACGCTCTCATCAGTCAACTATTATACCCATGGCACGCAATTGACGGCAGCGCACGGTCACCTCGCTTTCTTCGGCGCCTATGTCATGCTCAATCTTGCGGTCATGGCCTATGCGATCCCCGAACTGCGTGGGAGAGCACCTTATAACCAGATGCTTTCGATGGTGAGTTTCTGGGCCATGTGTACGGCCATGTCGGTGATGACCTTTGCACTGACCTTTGCCGGTGTGGTGCAGACCCATCTCCAGCGGGTTCTGGGCGAAAGCTACATGGATGTGCAGGATCAACTGGCACTCTTCTACTGGATCCGGCTTGGTTCGGGCGTTGTGGTGGGGATTTCGGCCATCATGTTCATCTGGGCCGTGTTCGTGCCCGGAAAAGAACGGCGTGAACCGAAGAACGCCTTTGTGCAGCCTGCTGAATAA
- a CDS encoding Crp/Fnr family transcriptional regulator has translation MASDPTLRPLVRDLPVFAGMDEAAFDSLLERSTYRPIPQGCSVFQQGEEARLFYILLQGRLKVTQVTADGQQIIVRVVNPGDLFGFAVALGRKDYPGTPLALVDSSVLAWPMEMMTGFMARHPTLAVKTMQMIGSRLEAAHSRIREISTQEVEQRVAHAIIRLATESGIREDNGIRIGFPVSRQDIAELTGTTLHTVSRIISQWQGKGWVEGGRKSLIVRDMRRLKHIADSEI, from the coding sequence ATGGCCAGCGATCCGACACTAAGACCCTTGGTGCGAGACCTACCTGTTTTTGCCGGCATGGATGAAGCAGCCTTTGACAGTCTTCTTGAACGGTCCACATACAGACCCATTCCACAGGGATGCTCGGTATTTCAGCAGGGTGAAGAAGCGAGACTTTTCTATATTCTGTTACAGGGTCGTTTGAAGGTAACGCAGGTTACAGCCGACGGCCAGCAGATCATCGTAAGGGTCGTCAATCCCGGCGATCTGTTTGGCTTTGCCGTGGCGCTCGGTCGCAAAGATTATCCGGGAACGCCACTCGCTTTGGTCGACAGCAGCGTTCTTGCGTGGCCCATGGAGATGATGACCGGCTTTATGGCCCGTCATCCGACTCTTGCCGTCAAGACCATGCAGATGATCGGCAGCCGCCTTGAAGCCGCCCATTCGCGCATTCGCGAAATTTCGACGCAGGAAGTCGAGCAGCGGGTGGCCCATGCCATCATCCGCCTGGCAACAGAGTCGGGCATCAGGGAAGATAACGGTATCCGCATCGGTTTTCCCGTTTCGCGGCAGGATATCGCCGAATTGACCGGAACGACGCTTCACACGGTTTCCCGCATCATCAGCCAGTGGCAAGGCAAAGGCTGGGTGGAAGGCGGTCGCAAATCGCTAATCGTGCGCGATATGCGACGGCTCAAACATATTGCAGACAGCGAAATCTGA
- a CDS encoding formylglycine-generating enzyme family protein, with translation MKHGTKQRLRDLAIAVPTVLLAVAAGLFVVDAASEIGAKRQGLEVQRPQTVSVASRRMTYRADGDFQKNNYPTDAPLTTRWLTRPFEIMKYQVTVAEYELCVREGACVIADGAGSRTSPSDHPVVGISYDDAQAYAEWFSRKTGEVWYLPSDEQWAFAAGSRFTDDALGVEEGSATNPALRWLRDYEIQSARNQNRNPTVRPAGAFGENEFGVADIGGNVWEWTNTCHRRVNIDAYGKVANESVVCGVYVVNGKHRAAMSSFIRNPKSGGCSVGLPPDNLGFRLVRDGRWYAPMLKRLRGFSV, from the coding sequence ATGAAACACGGTACAAAGCAACGATTGCGCGATCTGGCGATTGCGGTACCTACGGTGCTGCTGGCCGTTGCAGCAGGGCTTTTTGTCGTCGATGCGGCCAGCGAGATTGGTGCAAAGCGGCAGGGCCTGGAAGTACAGCGCCCTCAAACGGTCAGCGTTGCATCGCGACGCATGACGTATCGCGCTGATGGCGATTTTCAGAAGAACAATTACCCCACCGACGCACCTTTGACGACGCGCTGGCTCACGCGGCCCTTCGAGATCATGAAATATCAGGTCACAGTGGCAGAGTACGAACTTTGCGTCAGGGAAGGCGCTTGTGTAATCGCAGATGGTGCCGGATCACGTACATCGCCATCAGATCATCCGGTGGTAGGCATAAGCTATGATGATGCGCAGGCTTATGCCGAATGGTTTTCGCGCAAGACCGGTGAGGTCTGGTACCTGCCGAGTGATGAGCAATGGGCGTTTGCCGCCGGTTCACGCTTTACCGATGATGCCTTGGGCGTAGAGGAGGGAAGTGCAACGAACCCTGCATTGCGGTGGCTGCGCGATTATGAAATCCAGAGTGCGCGTAACCAGAATCGCAACCCGACTGTGCGTCCCGCAGGCGCATTCGGTGAAAATGAATTTGGTGTGGCCGATATAGGCGGCAATGTCTGGGAATGGACCAATACCTGTCACCGCAGGGTCAATATCGATGCCTATGGCAAGGTTGCCAATGAAAGTGTCGTTTGCGGGGTGTATGTGGTCAATGGCAAGCATAGGGCTGCCATGAGCTCCTTCATCCGCAACCCGAAGTCGGGCGGGTGCAGCGTTGGCCTGCCGCCCGACAATCTCGGATTTCGCCTCGTCCGCGATGGGCGTTGGTATGCACCCATGCTCAAACGGCTCAGGGGCTTTTCTGTATGA
- a CDS encoding DUF2249 domain-containing protein, which produces MTVSVEALIPRELDVRPLLKDGVEPFQAIMGAIDTLAPGQSLLLIAPFKPVPLFAVMERKGFSAKPEPIGEGDWQVLFSPIGEQVPVVDVSDNAGSPDDWPEPSQYLDCSDMEPPQPMVSILAEVENMGMGEVLFALLHREPLFLFPELEKRGHQWVGNFDEKGEAYRIMIRVGTA; this is translated from the coding sequence ATGACAGTTTCTGTTGAGGCATTGATACCGCGTGAGCTTGATGTGCGTCCTTTGTTGAAAGACGGAGTCGAGCCGTTTCAGGCGATTATGGGCGCGATTGATACGCTGGCTCCCGGACAAAGTCTGTTGCTGATTGCTCCGTTCAAACCGGTTCCGCTTTTCGCCGTGATGGAGCGCAAGGGCTTTTCGGCAAAGCCTGAGCCAATCGGTGAGGGTGACTGGCAAGTCCTGTTCTCGCCCATCGGCGAACAGGTTCCGGTGGTGGATGTTTCGGATAATGCCGGTTCGCCCGATGACTGGCCGGAGCCGTCACAATATCTCGACTGTTCCGATATGGAGCCGCCGCAACCGATGGTCAGTATTCTGGCGGAAGTGGAAAATATGGGCATGGGCGAAGTGCTGTTCGCTCTGTTGCACCGCGAGCCATTGTTTCTGTTTCCTGAACTTGAAAAGCGCGGACATCAATGGGTTGGCAATTTCGATGAAAAGGGCGAGGCCTATCGCATTATGATCCGCGTTGGAACAGCGTAA
- a CDS encoding CbbQ/NirQ/NorQ/GpvN family protein, producing the protein MNIAPVNPAANNLSVPAYSPSGNECALFEMAWARKLPLLLKGPTGCGKTRFVSHMAATLELPLSTVSCHDDLAAADLTGRYLLKGGDTIWVDGPLTRAVREGGICYLDEIVEARKDVAVVLHPLTDDRRILPLERTGEVLEAPDGFMLVVSYNPGYQNLLKSLKPSTRQRFVAIEFDFLPKEQEIAVVAEESGLAAHQVAPLVALAHRLRALKGHDLEEGVSTRLLVYCASLIDAGMSQREAARAAMIEPLTDEPDVKAALLEIADAMLK; encoded by the coding sequence ATGAATATTGCACCTGTAAATCCCGCCGCAAACAATCTGTCGGTTCCCGCTTACAGCCCGTCAGGCAATGAATGCGCGCTGTTTGAAATGGCGTGGGCGCGCAAACTCCCGCTGCTTCTCAAAGGCCCGACCGGCTGTGGCAAGACGCGCTTTGTCAGCCATATGGCGGCAACACTGGAACTGCCGCTATCAACCGTTTCCTGCCATGACGATCTGGCCGCAGCTGATCTGACCGGGCGTTATCTGCTGAAAGGTGGCGACACGATCTGGGTGGATGGCCCGCTGACCCGTGCGGTGCGCGAAGGTGGTATCTGCTATCTCGATGAAATCGTGGAGGCGCGCAAGGATGTCGCGGTTGTGCTGCATCCCTTGACCGATGATCGCCGTATCCTGCCGCTGGAACGCACCGGCGAAGTGCTGGAAGCACCGGACGGCTTCATGCTGGTGGTGTCCTATAATCCCGGCTACCAGAACCTTCTCAAGTCGCTCAAACCCAGCACCCGCCAGCGTTTTGTCGCCATTGAATTTGATTTTCTGCCCAAAGAGCAGGAAATCGCGGTTGTTGCGGAGGAAAGCGGCCTTGCAGCGCATCAGGTTGCACCACTGGTGGCGCTGGCCCATCGCCTGCGTGCCTTGAAGGGTCATGATCTCGAAGAAGGCGTCTCAACACGGCTTCTGGTCTATTGCGCCTCATTGATCGATGCCGGCATGTCGCAACGCGAAGCCGCGCGTGCGGCGATGATCGAACCCTTGACCGACGAGCCGGATGTGAAAGCAGCACTCCTTGAAATTGCCGATGCGATGCTGAAATAA